From one Phocaeicola salanitronis DSM 18170 genomic stretch:
- a CDS encoding FeoB-associated Cys-rich membrane protein, with protein MDIQDILVYIIVLLCAVCAGRHFLKFFKKKKPGCGCGCSGCAGCPKEKHGKAHR; from the coding sequence ATGGACATACAAGACATTCTTGTTTATATCATCGTGCTGCTCTGCGCTGTCTGCGCAGGGCGTCACTTCCTGAAGTTCTTCAAGAAGAAGAAACCGGGTTGCGGCTGCGGATGTTCCGGATGCGCCGGATGCCCGAAAGAGAAACACGGCAAGGCGCATCGGTAA